The genomic interval TCAAACGTGATGCTTCAGGCTGAGGTAGCGGTGACGAGACGGCCGGCCGGCCAACCCGGTGTCGCGCCATTGTTGCCAGACGAGGCTTTGACGTTGACGCAGGCCCTCAACGCCTTCACGATGGGCTCAGCCAAGATCAACCGGATCGACGATCGTGCCGGCTCGATCAAGAGAGGCAAGGACGCCGATTTGGTGATCTTCGACCGCGACCCCTTCCGGGATGGAGGCATCGGTGACACCCGAGTGACGACGACCCTCATCGCCGGCAAACCCGTTTACGAGCGCAAGTCTTAGCTCCTCGGGCTTAACTCCCTCGGGCTTATGCCTTTTCGGGCGGCCTACCTCTTATCGGGCTCCCCAGTCGTAGCTTTGCTTTTCGAGTCTCAGGTAGGTGAATGCCTCGCTTGCTTCGACCGCCGGAATGCTCCGGATCGTCTTGAGGATGCGGAGGAAGTG from Acidimicrobiia bacterium carries:
- a CDS encoding Lrp/AsnC ligand binding domain-containing protein is translated as LEAIAAEISRLPEVDYLVITTGRFDLLAEIVSEDNDHFLRILKTIRSIPAVEASEAFTYLRLEKQSYDWGAR